Genomic segment of Gemmatimonas sp. UBA7669:
TGCAACTCCGCGTCGGCCTTCCAATAGCGCAGCAGGGTGTAGCCATCCATGACCGGCATGAGCAGGTCGGAGATGATCACATCTGGCGGATGACTGCGCGCCACGACCAGTGCTTCGGCACCGTGCCGCGCTTCTTCCACCGTGTAGCCAGACCCCGAGAACAAGGCGCGGAGATAATACAGGTTCTCCGGCTTGTCATCGACGATGAGAATGTGCGTCATGAGCGGCCTCTGGTGCTTCGCACACTCTCCACGATGTCCCGGATGGTATCCACGAAGGTATCCGGATCGATGGGCTTCTCGATATAGCCGTCACAGCCCGCAGCGAGTGACTTCTCGCGGTCGCCCACCATGGCATAGGAGGTCACGGCAATGATGGGGGTGGCATCGAGTGCGCGCAGTTCACGCAGCGCACGCGCGACAGCGTGCCCGTCCATCTGCGGCAACTGGATGTCGAGCAGAATGATGTCGGGAGGATGCGACGCGGCGGCCTGCACGCCCTTGGCGCCATCAACGGCGCTCTCCACCTGGTAGCCGTGCCGCTCGAGCAGAAACGTCGCCAGATAGCGATTCTGCTCGTTGTCCTCGATCAGCAGGATGCGGGAGCTCATGCGTGACGCTGCAGGTGAAGGGGAAGCGTAACCGTGAAACTGCTGCCAATGCCCGGTGTGCTCGCTACGGTAATGTCGCCGCCAAGCAGCTCCGTCAGCCGGCGGCAGATGGACAGTCCGAGGCCGGTCCCCTCATGTTGGCGGGCGAGTCCTGAGTCCACCTGACGGAACGGCTGGAACAACGCCGGCAGATCCCGATCGGCGATGCCGATGCCGGTGTCCTGCACCACGAAGCGTACGGCGGCCACCGGGGCGTCGCTGGGTGAACGCTGCCACGCCGCATCCGTGCCCACCCGCAGGGTCACCTGCCCGCGGTCGGTGAACTTGACGGCATTCGAGAGCAGGTTGAGCAGAATCTGCTCGGTGCGGCGCCGATCGGTATGCAGCTCGGCCGGTAGCTCATCGGCCATGAGCACCAGCGCCAACCCCTTCTTTTCGGCTTGCGGCTGCATGGTGGCCATGAGGCGGTCGAGTATCGGCGACAGCGCAAAAGACTCAGCCGCGACCTCCAGTTGCCCCGCTTCGATCTTCGAGATGTCGAGCACGTCGTTGATGAGGGCCAGCAGGTGGCGCGCGCTGCCCCGCACCATTTCCATCTGACGCGCCTGCTCGTCGTTGAGCGGGCCGGCCAGTTTCTGCAGCAGGATTCCGGTGAAGCCAATGATCGAGTTGAGCGGCGTACGCAACTCATGGGACATGGTAGCCAGAAACGCCGACTTGAGACGATCCGCTGACTCCGCGCGCTCCAACGCGGCGCGCAGTTCGCGGGTACGCTGCTCAACCCGCTCTTCAAGTCCGGCGTTGAGTTCACGCAGCTGCCGCTCCTGCTCGCGTCGCTCGGTGACATCCGCGAGTGTCACGAAGGCCAGCTCGTCACCGCTGTCGAGCGATACGCAGGCGCCGGAGTAGCTGAAGATGCGCTGCCAGTCCGTGTCCTTGCGCCGGACACGCACTTCGAAGTGATCCAGCACCTCACCACGTCGCACGCGCGCGAGCGGCCAATCGGCCAAGGCCAGCGGCTCGCCTTCCACCGTGGACACCTCGAAGTACCTGGAGAAGTCCCGCTGGTGCCGACGACCGATTTCAGGATCGGCGAAACCCAGCATGCGCAGCGCGGCGGGATTCCAAAGCAGGAAGTCACCCACCGGATCGGTGATGATGAGCCCTTCGCGCAGGTTCTCCACCACCACTTCGAGGCGGGCCCGCGTGCGGTTCAGTTCCTGCTCCATGCGCTTGCGCGGCGTGACATCGATGGCTACCCCGCCCAGCAGTCGCCGGCCATCGGCACTTTGGAATGGGAACTTCACGACGTTCCACCACGCCTCCTTCCCGGCCACCACCGTTCGATCTTCGGCGATCTGCAGCGGGGCACCAGAGGCGAGCACTTGCGCATCACTCTCGCGAATGCGGGCGGCGACCTCGGATGGCACCAGGTCCGTCGCACGTTGACCGTGAAAGCCCTCGCGGTCACGCCCGAACACCTGCGTCCAGGCATGGTTCATGTACTCATGCCGTCCGTCTTCGTCGGTCACCCATGCGATGGCCGGCGCGGCGTCCATGAATGCGTGAAAGCGTGACTCGCTGTCGCGCAGCGCCTGCTCGGTGTTGGCGCGCACGATGGCAATGGAGGCCAACTGTGTGGCGATGTCCACCAGCGCGAGATGATCCTCGCGCGGCATGCCGGGCGTGCGGAAGTACATGGCGAAGGTGCCCAGCACGCGGCCCTCCGCCGAGCGAATGGGGGTGGACCAGCAGGCCCGCAGCCCGTGTGGCAGCGCGAGGTGTCTGTAGTCGGTCCAGAGAGGATCGGTGGCGATGTCCTCGACGTACACGGCGTCATCACGAAAGGCGGCGGTGCCACAGGAGCCGGCCATGGGGCCGATGGGCGCCCCATCAATGGCCGCCATATACTCGCGGGGCAGACTGGGCCCCGCACCATGACGCAGGCGCTTGCCGTCTGTCTCGAGCAGCAGGATGGAGCCCAGCATGTCCGGCATCTGCGCTTCGATGAATCGCACGATGTCGTCAAGCGACGCAGACAGCGTGGTCCCGTGGGCGACATGTTCGAGAATGCGCTGCTGCCCGAGAATACGGGCCTCGTATCGCGCGCGTTCGCGTTGTTCGCGCGCCGCCACCCGATCGAGCAGGCGGCGCAGCACCACAAACAGCAGGATGGACGTCACCGCCACAAACGACAGGCCCTTGTACACACTGAGCTGCACGAATCGATCGGCGCTGCCCGCGATCACGAGCAGCAGCTGGTCTGAAAAGGCAATCCAGAGCGCTGCGAACAGGGCGTAAACGCCCGTCACGGCCCAGACACGACGTTGGAGACGCGCGGCGAGTGTGCGACGCACTGTCAAGGCAGGAGGCGTGACCATGCCGTGATTCAGGGTGCGATTCAGCGTACGGTGGACAGTACGAGTCGAAAGCGGTTGCTGAGCCGCTGGTCGAGCGGCAGGGCGTCACCCTTGGGGGAGCGATCTTCGCGGTATGAGGTGAGGAACTGCCCCCACACCACGCGGTACGTGCCCTCCACATCGGCATACGGCCAGCGGGGCTCAACCGCGCTGCCCTGCACGCCGGCCCCGATGAGCAAGGTGAAACGCCGCGTGGCCCCGGGCGCGATGACAATGGGCTGACTGAAGCAGTTGAAGACCGGCGGCTCGAAGGCGGTACGCCACTGGCCGGCCACGAGTCGTTCGAGTTTCACCGCCGTCGCCCCTCCGCAATTGGCCACGTACACGGTGTCGTTGCGCCGGTTGGTGTACTGCATCTCCACGCGTCCCTGGTATTCCTGCGTGGTGCGCACAAGCCCATAGCTCATGGAGTCCGTCTGAAAGGCGGCGCTGGCATCCCGCTCCAGCGGCCCGTCGGTTTCCGTTGGCGCGGCGTCGCCGCCGCAGGCCACCAGCACCGCGGCGGCACCC
This window contains:
- a CDS encoding ATP-binding protein — its product is MVTPPALTVRRTLAARLQRRVWAVTGVYALFAALWIAFSDQLLLVIAGSADRFVQLSVYKGLSFVAVTSILLFVVLRRLLDRVAAREQRERARYEARILGQQRILEHVAHGTTLSASLDDIVRFIEAQMPDMLGSILLLETDGKRLRHGAGPSLPREYMAAIDGAPIGPMAGSCGTAAFRDDAVYVEDIATDPLWTDYRHLALPHGLRACWSTPIRSAEGRVLGTFAMYFRTPGMPREDHLALVDIATQLASIAIVRANTEQALRDSESRFHAFMDAAPAIAWVTDEDGRHEYMNHAWTQVFGRDREGFHGQRATDLVPSEVAARIRESDAQVLASGAPLQIAEDRTVVAGKEAWWNVVKFPFQSADGRRLLGGVAIDVTPRKRMEQELNRTRARLEVVVENLREGLIITDPVGDFLLWNPAALRMLGFADPEIGRRHQRDFSRYFEVSTVEGEPLALADWPLARVRRGEVLDHFEVRVRRKDTDWQRIFSYSGACVSLDSGDELAFVTLADVTERREQERQLRELNAGLEERVEQRTRELRAALERAESADRLKSAFLATMSHELRTPLNSIIGFTGILLQKLAGPLNDEQARQMEMVRGSARHLLALINDVLDISKIEAGQLEVAAESFALSPILDRLMATMQPQAEKKGLALVLMADELPAELHTDRRRTEQILLNLLSNAVKFTDRGQVTLRVGTDAAWQRSPSDAPVAAVRFVVQDTGIGIADRDLPALFQPFRQVDSGLARQHEGTGLGLSICRRLTELLGGDITVASTPGIGSSFTVTLPLHLQRHA
- a CDS encoding response regulator, whose product is MSSRILLIEDNEQNRYLATFLLERHGYQVESAVDGAKGVQAAASHPPDIILLDIQLPQMDGHAVARALRELRALDATPIIAVTSYAMVGDREKSLAAGCDGYIEKPIDPDTFVDTIRDIVESVRSTRGRS